In Tsukamurella tyrosinosolvens, the genomic window CCAAGGACGCCGCCGGCGTCCAGGAGGCCGACGCGGGGCTGCGCGACACCCAGGCAGGTGTCTTCAGCTTCCAGGACGGCCCGAACGGCACCGTCTGGGGCGAGACTCCTCCCGACCCGATCCTGCTGAACACCCCCGAAGTCGCCAAGGCCCTGACCGACTGGCTCGGCGGCCTGACGGACCTGTTCGCCCAGGTCGACCAGGAGCTGACGTCCTCCGGCGAGCCCTACCTCACCCAGTACCGGCAGTCACTGCTGCCGCACCTGACGGCGATGGCCAAGCTCAAGGACCAGATCGGCGACCTCAACGCGCAGCTCAAGACCGCCTCCGACAGCGCAGGAACCGCCTACAAGGCCGTACTCACCGGAAACCGAGCCGTCCGAGACCGCCTGTCGACCGACGGCAAGGTCGGCGACAGCGCCTGGGCGACCACCATGAAGAACGGGATCGAGAAGGGCGTGGCGGGGCTCAGCGGCGCGAACGAGAAGATCACCAAGCTCTTCGCGACGGCCCCGCCGCCCGCCCTGACCTCGAAGTACTCGACGACCGCAGGCAACGGAAACCCGGAGAAGGCGCCGGATAAGGAGACCAAGCCGAATCCGACTCCCAGCGTGACACCGTCCGCGGTGGCCCCCTCGGCGACTCCGGGCGGGAAGACGCCCGCGACGCAGACGCCGAGTACGCCGGCCGCGCAGACGCCGATCACGCCGAGCGTGAAGAGTCCGCTCTCGAGCAACCCGCTCGGAACCGGCGGAGGCAGTCCGCTGGGCAGCGGACTCGGGGGCGGTTCCCCGCTGTCGTCGTCCGGCGCCAAGCCGCTCGAGACCGGAAGCAACAAGCTCGAGTCGCCGTCGAAGAAGCTCGATGACAAGGACAAGGACTCGAAGAAGCTCGACGACAAGCGATCCGACGAGCGCAAGGACACGAAGCCGCGTCCGCTCTCGACGGCGCGCCCGGATCAGAACGCGGCGGGCGCTGCTCCTGCAGCCGCCGGCAAGCAGGACACGGCCATCAAGCCGCCGGCGCCGCTGCCGCAGCCGACGCCCGAGGGCGCCGCGAAGCCGGGCGGCACGCCCGAGGCTCCGAAGACCGGTCCCCAGAAGGTCGACTTCAAGGGCCAGCAGATCGAGTTCCCGGATCCGAAGACAGCCAAGCTCGCCCAGATCCTCGGCGCCGCGGACCCGACCAAGCCGGTCAGCCTCGCCGACGCGGCCGCACAGGCAGGGCTCAACCCGCCTGTCCCGGGCCAGGATCCCGGAAAGCAGGTGGCACCGGTCGACGCCAAGCCCGGCGACGTCCTCGTGGCCGGCGACAAGAAGTTCATGCTGCTCGGCGACGGGAAGTTCTACGACCTCCAGGACTACAAGACGATCGGCAGCGAGCAGCTGCCGAAGGACCTCGGCAGCCGCGGCGGCTACTTCCACCTGACCGATCCCACGGCTCAGCAGGGTGGCGCTGCGCCCGTCTCGGGTCAGACCGGCGGCGTTCCCTTCGGTGTCCCGGGCGGCGCGGCGCCGCAGGCCGGAGCCATCGATCCCGCGGCCGCCGGGAGCGGCACCGCCCCGAACGCCGACCCGCCGAAGGATCCGCCCGCCGGAGGATCTCAGCCTCCGGCCGGTGGCGGGGCTCAGCCTCCGGCCGGCGGTGGCGGCGTCCCTGCCTCCGGCAGCCCGGGAGTCCCGTCGAAGGGCGCGCCCGGCTCTGGCCCGGCCAACGCCGCGGCCACCGACACCGGTGCCGGCAGCAACCCGCCGTCGGCGTCCACTCAGGCACTCGACCCTTCCGGCGTCCGCTAAGCGCCCACGACCCAGAGACGAGGTGACCGGTGAACCATCCGGTTGGAGCAGAGTACGGCGCTGTCGAGAAGGGCGTCGACCAGGGAACTCGAGGCCTTCCTCCCACCACGCGGGGGAAGTCCGGTGCCGGTCGCGTCGATCCGCGGCTCACCGCCGCAGTCAACGACTCCGGAGAGCAGAACCGCCGCTCGGGTGATCGCACCCGAAAGACCGCGGACCGCACGCGGCGGTTCAGTCGTGGGCAGGAGGAGATCCAGAACCGGGGCGGCAAGCAGGTCGACGGGGCCTCTCGCAGCGGGGACCCCTCCAAGGGCTCGCCCTCGAAGTCCACGTCGCCGACGATGCCGACGATGCAGCAGCCGCAAGCCCAGGCTCAGCAGCCCCAGGCCCAGCCGCAGGTACAACCGGTCGCGCAGCAAGCAGCGGCGCCGGCCGCCACCGCCCCGGGCGGAGTCACGAGCATCGATCCGAAGACGCTCGCGACGCTGATCGCCGCGGTCCGCGCGCGCCAGGCCGAGGCCGCCGCGAACGGCGAGAGTACGACCCCGAGCCGTGACACGGGGTCGACGACCTCGGGCAAGGGTTCGGCGACCTCACCGCAGAAGCCCGAGCCGCTCGATGTCTCACAGGTCTCGCTGGAGAAGTACGCCGGTGGCCCGCTGACTGAGCAGCAGACCGCAGATGTGATCGATCAGGCGCTGACCATCAACGGGATCCCGAACGATCCCGCGTTGCGGGAGCAGTGGCAGCAGCTGTACCAGCACATGGCGCAGAACGAGTCCGGCCGAGACCCCAACGCAGGCAACGACTGGGACTCCAACGCCACCGGTGCTACCCAGTCCGATGGCCTGCCCGCGAACTCGAGTCGCGGTATCTGGCAATGCATCCCGACGACCTTCGCGGCATATCACATGGCCGGAACGTCCACGAGTATCTATGACCCCGTCAGTTCGGCGAGCGCGAGCATCAACTACGTCATGCAGACCTACGGGGTGTCCGCAGACGGTGGTGGACTCGACGCATTCATGCAGCGTCAGGGCGTCGGCGGAGGCTCTTACCAGGGGTACTGACCCCACCGTCGGGGGTCGTGTCACGGGGGGCGGTCGCCAGCGCCTTCGCACCGATCCTGCCCTCAAGTTCGCCCCGGACCTCTCCGAGAGCGCGCTGGCCGCGCTCAACGGGCTCGACAAGATCTGGATGCCGGCCGGGCAGTGTGGGAATTGGACGTGGCCTGACAGCTCCGCGGCCTCGGTTACAGCGCCCCGACGCCACAGCTTCGATCAACTGTTCGAACACCCGAGCTCCGTCTCTGCAAGCGGAGGCGTCTCCTGCAATCAGTGACGCCCATGCGCGCCCACTGCAATCCCTGTTGCGCCCCAGTAGCGGCGCACCGGCGACGACCGTCGAACGACACGCCGACAGCGCAACGCCCCGCTCGTCTGGACATCTGCAGCCCCTCGCCTACTGTCAGATGCACATCACGCCCGATCCCGTTGCGCCTCTCGACCCAGAACTTCGGCGCATCGGAGTCCCCCACGACCACGGAGATCCCGCATGCCCCTGACCCCCGAAGTCGACGCCTTCGCCGCCGCGGCCATCGCACGAATGGGTGCGCTCGGAGTCCACCTGATGCCGCTCAAGGAAGGTGTGAAGGCGGCGCTGGCGAAGGGCTGGCCGATCGCTCCCGCGTACACCGCCGACGAGGCCCTCACGTACGTCCGCCGCGGCGGCAACCTCGGGGTGAACCTCATCGCGAGCCGGCTCATCGTGCTCGACGCCGAGGACGCGCTCGCCACCGCGGCCGTCGCCGCCGCCGGCTTCCACCCGACGGTCTACCCGGCCAAGTCGCAGGCACCGGCGAACCCGAACCCGGCGAAGAACAAGCGCGGCGGTTCGCACACCTGGCTGCGGGTGCCGGCCGACCTCGATCCTGCGAAGATCCGCAGCGACCGGATGGGCCTGATCCTGGTCAACGGCGGCAAGATCGACGTCCTGGCCAACGCCCGCTACGCCGTGGCGCCCCCGAGCCGTCTCGACGAGGCGCCGGGCTACTACTACGCGCCCGTGGCCGGTGGACTGGCGGACCCGAGCGCGCCGCTCACCGACATCCCCGAGGCCCCGCGGTGGCTCTTCGAGCGCCCGGAGCCGGGACAGCCCGAGGCCCCGCCGTCGCTGGTCTCCCTGCACGGCATCCTCGCCCCCGAGACCCCGTACGAGCGGATGGAGCGCTCGGCCGCGTCGGAGGAACTGACCGCGAAGATCGACGCCGTGAGCTGGGACGACTGGCTCGCGGGCGATGCCCGGCTGACCCCTACCGGTGTCTACGACGGCCGCTGCGGCTGCCCCGAGTACTACTTCAACGGCGCGGACAACAACCGCTCAGCCACCCTGCACGACGGCTGCGAGCTCGGCAACGGCGCGCACGTCTGGTCCGGCACGATGCGCCGCATCCTGGGCCTGGCCGGCGAGCACTTCTCGCGCCTCGACATCGCGGCGTCGCTCGCGAGCCCCGGCACGAGCCGGCGCGAGGTCGCCGCGCGCGTCGGCATCGAGCTGCGCAGTCCCAGCGCGCCGGTGGGGTTCGGCGCCTCGACCTTCGAGCAGCTCGCGGAAGAGGCCG contains:
- a CDS encoding transglycosylase SLT domain-containing protein is translated as MQQPQAQAQQPQAQPQVQPVAQQAAAPAATAPGGVTSIDPKTLATLIAAVRARQAEAAANGESTTPSRDTGSTTSGKGSATSPQKPEPLDVSQVSLEKYAGGPLTEQQTADVIDQALTINGIPNDPALREQWQQLYQHMAQNESGRDPNAGNDWDSNATGATQSDGLPANSSRGIWQCIPTTFAAYHMAGTSTSIYDPVSSASASINYVMQTYGVSADGGGLDAFMQRQGVGGGSYQGY